The Solanum lycopersicum chromosome 6, SLM_r2.1 genome has a window encoding:
- the LOC101248682 gene encoding vesicle-associated protein 1-1 yields the protein MTTEQLLLSIDPLDLKFPFELNKPVSTAFQLINKTDNHVAFKVKTTNPRKYTVRPNSGIVLPRSRSNVTVTMQPQMELPPGMQCKDKFLVQSVIVDPGSTAKDINPDMFNKSGVNDVEECKLKVIYVSPPRKPSPVPEDSEEGTSPTASDSDLQEDSEPQDNSIKARDLILRLMEERDSILRENAKLSRDLELLRHGRHERRTGVRLLYILLVGLGSILLGFIVRKV from the exons atgacAACTGAACAACTACTTCTAAGTATCGATCCTTTGGACCTCAAATTTCCAT TTGAACTCAACAAGCCAGTTTCGACCGCTTTTCAACTCATCAATAAGACTGATAATCATGTTGCTTTCAAG GTAAAGACGACCAATCCCAGAAAGTATACTGTTAGGCCGAACAGTGGAATTGTTCTCCCACGATCAAGGTCCAATGTTACAG TTACGATGCAACCTCAAATGGAGTTACCTCCAGGTATGCAATGCAAAGACAAGTTTCTTGTACAGAGTGTGATTGTGGACCCTGGGTCTACAGCAAAAGATATTAACCCAGACATG TTCAACAAGTCCGGGGTAAATGATGTTGAGGAATGCAAACTAAAAGTTATTTATGTCTCACCACCGCGAAAACCATCACCAGTCCCTGAAGATTCTGAGGAAGGAACTTCACCAACAGCTTCTGACAGT GATTTACAAGAAGACAGTGAGCCTCAGGACAACTCCATTAAG GCCAGAGATCTCATTTTGAGGTTGATGGAAGAGAGAGACTCCATTCTTCGAGAAAATGCTAAACTCAGCCGAGACCTG GAGCTTCTGAGGCATGGACGTCATGAACGTCGTACTGGAGTTCGACTTTTGTACATCTTGCTGGTTGGCTTGGGTAGTATTCTTTTGGGGTTCATTGTCAGAAAAGTTTGA